In Limanda limanda chromosome 3, fLimLim1.1, whole genome shotgun sequence, the sequence cagaagcaGAGCAGTTCAAGAttgaatcttttatttaaatgcCTGTTGAGCTGTGGAGCACGGGGAGAGGACATGAGACGTCTGAGTGGACGATGAGATTATTCTGGACATTAAAGACATCAGCTCATTGTGCAACAAGCAGCCAAGTTATCTTCACTAAATACCAGAACTCTTGTTATTATAAGTTTGGTCCAACTCCTGATTCACGTCCTCTTCTCATGTGAGGAGCGTTTGAATCTCTGGAATATGTAAAgttaaattaatggaaatatgCAATAAAGGGAGAGTGTGCATTAAAAGTGAGATTTGTTTGTCACATGTAACagatttttatctttttacacAAAGGTAGTGTTAACAAAATGTACacaatcccacaatgcactgctcTGCATTTCACAGACTCTGCAGCCGTCAGTGATGTCGACTAACGAGCGTCTAAATCTATTTACCGTCTCAGGAGCGAATCAACAAGCGTTcagcagtgcattgtgggtaaagtCCAGCGAGTTGACTGAGTGCAtgagaggaaccagcaggacaatgtgtggaagcttctcagtgagcgagtggacgtgtggacgaggtttctaacacgtgacgtgaaactgaagaacacaaagatctcaggatgaagaagaggagccggacacgtagaagacgaagacgaagatgaagaagaggagccagacacgtagaagacgaagacgtccacttggaaacacgaggagattccagatcttctggtgatgaggccgacgccgtgtggaggaggagctggagacaacaacactgatctgtccacagcagagtttatacgtcaggtcccgcctcctgctgctctacaggctccgcccctgctgctctacaggctccgcccctcgcctggatgttcccacattttcctgttggtgtgaacgagtcggaccaacaacctgctgctgctacacaaacactaacTACACAACATATTATGTGTGAAAACAGGTGATGTTACGTTTTCTCCTAGCTGCAATCTGttacctcaccactagatgccaccacatcctacacactgaacctttaacctaACAAATGAAACCAGAACATGACGAGACAAGTTAAATTGTGACACTGTGGAAAATAAACAGGCCACTGGATTGGAGTGTCAGCTTTTTAACGTATAACGATAAAGTCTTCGCTCAGTTAAAAAGCTGTTGAAGGAAGTTTGGACTGACGACTCTCGCTGGACATCGGTCCGTCCTTGTCGTCCTTGGAGATAGACGTGACCTCATCAGGTGACGAATCCACCTTGGACCAGCTGTTCTCGGACTCGGCAGCGATCTCCtcgcctctctcctccttccacaGCCGCTCATACTCCTGCTTCAGCTCCTGATAGGAGCGGGAGAACGTGTGGAAGATGGAGGTGGCGGGAAACGCCATGATGAGGATGCCACTCAGGATGCTGGTCAGTGCCACTATCTGTCCGGGGATGCTGCGCGGCACCATGTCCCCGTAGCCCACCGTAGTCATGGAGATAATGGCCCACCAGTAGGACGCTGGGATGCTGCTGAACCTGTGTTGAGGGTGCGTGGCGGCAAACGGCGCTAGCTCGCTCTCCGCCAGATGGACCAGAGGTGAGAAGAGCGTCACGGCCACGCAGacgaacagcagcagcaggccgaACTCCCGCATGCTGCGCTGCATGGTCAGGCCCAGCGTCTGCAGGCCCAGCGAGTGGCGAGCCAGCCGCATCACGTACAGGATCCTCAGCGCCCGCAGCAGCCGCAGGATCAGGCTCAGCTTGTCCAGGTAGCCTCGGCCGGCGCCCATGACGACCTCGTCCGGGGACTCGTCTCTGACATCGATGACCAGCGACACGTAGTACGGGAGGATGGCGATGACGTCGATGATGTTGAGGGGGCCGCGAGCGAAGGCCAGCTTGCTCTGGGCGTTGACGAATCGCAGAAGGAACTCCAGCGTGAACCAGGCGACGCAGACGGACTCGACCACGAACATACTGCGACACTTCTGAGAACACTCGCCCtgcgaagaagaggaggggcgTTCAGTTTGCTGCTCAGCAGGAGGAAGGTCTGAGAAGAGATCTCACATGTAGCATTATCACGCTCtccgctgccctctagtggacgtGCTGCTGAACAAGGTTTGTGGAAAGTGAGGGTTAAATCGTTTATAGTGAACTTATCTCTCTTCGTCACTAGAGGCAGAAGAAAAGCATTTAGTCAGTAAGATTTATTAATGACATCAGATATGAAAGTCTTTAATTTAAGCTTTTAGGAAGAGTTAAGTGGAGTTTTAAAGATGTGTTTACTCATTCAAAGAAAGTTCTGTAACTTTACTGTATTTAATCATTGGAATATTCCTTTACAATGAAATATTTCTCTACTTTTAATTTCATTATATGAATCACAACTGTGCCCtaaaggaaacaacaatttaaatcaCTGTAGCTACACAACAAATCAACAGCTGAATTCAGTCAATTACATTTTCGTTTAAAATGACACGATGCCTCATAAATTCTAATGACTGTTACCagtatatgttttatttatcctCACATGCGCTCAgttatttcagtgtgtgtgtgtgtgtgtgtgtgtgtgtgtgtgtgtgtgtgtgtgtgtgcgtgcgtgcatcgGTAAACAATTTATAAAACCATACGTAGTTTCAATTGATTTTGCCACTTCAGTATTTGTTTGGTGGTGAATGTTAAAACGAGTCTGTCGCTCTGCAGAGAATCACAATCCGTCATTCAAGTGGGAAAATCAATTTCCATTTCAGAGAaacggagagaaagaaaagaagagagtgagcagaagaagaagagaagagatgacAGAGCACCTTTCATCAGACGTTCAAATCGATATTGTTAATCTGAAGGAAACACGACTCCTGGACGTGAGTGAATTCCTTGTAAAGAAATCGATCTTGTAAAACACTTTGgatcaatgttgtgtttttaacgCTCTATATGAATAAAAGTTCTACATGAATAAAGTAAACTTTCTTCTTAAAAACTTCAACAATTAGGTGTTTTTACTGTTAAAGCTTCTTAAATGTCTGtgagctgaagagaaaccagcagagggcgagcTACAGAACAATGTGTGGTAATATTTCACCTGAATATGGATCATAACTCAGAAGGAAACAGATCAGAATCATTCGGTCATTAAAGCTCTGACCTTGAGTTTAGTTca encodes:
- the LOC132998769 gene encoding potassium voltage-gated channel subfamily G member 4-like — protein: MPIISNANHDFSSYSISSDDSSLDRFFTEIPETETIKGAYFQRAQLLRDPKASTPVDHALQVLINVGGNRYTFPWSTLEQFPQSRLGRLRLCTTPEEIARLCDDYDETCREFFFDRNPTAFRVILNFLAAGKLRLLRELCAVSLHDELAYWGVDPGHMERCCRRRMITRVEDVAERERKEEEWRQKRMTLKKSTTEAEQGHGTLVGILREVVENPHSGLAGQTFACLSVVMVMVTVISLCISTMPDLRDEETRGECSQKCRSMFVVESVCVAWFTLEFLLRFVNAQSKLAFARGPLNIIDVIAILPYYVSLVIDVRDESPDEVVMGAGRGYLDKLSLILRLLRALRILYVMRLARHSLGLQTLGLTMQRSMREFGLLLLFVCVAVTLFSPLVHLAESELAPFAATHPQHRFSSIPASYWWAIISMTTVGYGDMVPRSIPGQIVALTSILSGILIMAFPATSIFHTFSRSYQELKQEYERLWKEERGEEIAAESENSWSKVDSSPDEVTSISKDDKDGPMSSESRQSKLPSTAF